A part of Perca fluviatilis chromosome 15, GENO_Pfluv_1.0, whole genome shotgun sequence genomic DNA contains:
- the LOC120573927 gene encoding gastrula zinc finger protein XlCGF26.1-like, with the protein MSSIQLLRVLVNERLSAAAEEIFEAVKKTIVNYEEEILLSKREIHRQRRMLRTVLQPEIKINKHSGQPQLALSVWDEDLTSDQQQQQEHFDQEWSAGLNQEDLEPPQTEKSQEEDPSSSQEDEEEEEEENTIRFIFTPPYVKNQPQSSYHSAKGEGDPLPSTSAEQDQPKVEDDGAASSSCSAAEHEDSDEEWQGSTGSQSGDSDSGRKSKERKQPRLPTSPKLPPTKKAKSRICCKVCGKAFHANVSLVNHMEVHPKDICGVCGECFETEESFEVHLKTHVRAEICKVCGKCFGASSSLETHMRIHTGEKPFNCSECGKSFNCRHNMMRHIRIHTGEKPYPCTVCGKCFNDYSTLKRHLLVHVHRKSHDPDNASENENGNDAKTKTSSAKKQQTRTICEVCGKTFHSVVSLVNHAKSHATDLCGVCGTHFDSEENLKLHLKTHKNGKVCEVCGKCFDSQANLEMHMRIHTGEKPFLCSECGKSFNCRHNMMRHIRTHTGEKPYLCNICGRCFSDHSTLKQHSSTHTGEKPHRCEVCGKGFHRKTYVRLHMKSHTTEK; encoded by the exons ATGTCCAGCATTCAGCTTCTCCGAGTGCTCGTTAACGAGCGGCTGTCTGCGGCCGCTGAGGAGATCTTCGAGGCGGTTAAAAAAACCATCGTTAACTACGAGGAGGAGATCCTGCTCTCTAAACGGGAGATCCACCGGCAGCGCAGGATGCTGCGGACAGTTTTACaacctgaaataaaaataaacaaacactcAG GCCAACCACAGCTGGCTCTCTCCGTCTGGGACGAGGACTTGACCTcggaccagcagcagcagcaggaacaCTTTGATCAGGAGTGGAGCGCCGGTCTGAACCAGGAGGACCTGGAGCCTCCCCAAACTGAGAAGAGCCAGGAGGAGGACCCCTCCAGCAGCCAggaagacgaggaggaggaggaggaggagaacacCATTAGGTTCATCTTCACTCCTCCGTATGTGAAGAACCAGCCTCAGTCCAGTTACCACAGCGCTAAAGGAGAAGGAGATCCTCTGCCGAGCACTTCAGCTGAGCAGGATCAGCCCAAGGTGGAGGACGACGGCGCCGCGTCCTCCAGCTGTTCTGCAGCCGAACACGAAGACAGCGACGAGGAGTGGCAGGGCAGCACCGGATCTCAGAGCGGCGACAGCGACAGCGGCCGCAAGTCGAAGGAGCGGAAGCAGCCTCGTCTACCGACGTCCCCGAAACTGCCCCCGACTAAAAAAGCAAAATCGCGAATCTGCTGTAAAGTCTGCGGGAAAGCCTTTCACGCCAACGTGTCTCTGGTGAATCACATGGAGGTTCACCCAAAGGACATCTGCGGCGTGTGCGGGGAATGTTTCGAGACCGAGGAGAGCTTTGAAGTTCACCTGAAGACGCACGTGAGAGCTGAAATCTGCAAAGTCTGCGGCAAATGTTTCGGAGCCTCCAGCTCTCTGGAGACGCACATGAGGATCCACACGGGGGAGAAGCCGTTCAACTGCAGCGAATGTGGAAAATCCTTCAACTGTCGCCACAACATGATGCGACACATCAGGATACACACGGGGGAAAAGCCGTATCCTTGCACCGTCTGCGGCAAATGCTTCAATGACTACTCCACGTTGAAACGCCACCTGCTGGTCCACGTGCACAGGAAGAGCCACGACCCGGATAACGCATCGGAAAACGAAAACGGCAACGACGCCAAGACGAAGACATCATCGGCGAAAAAGCAGCAGACTCGGACCATATGCGAAGTGTGCGGGAAAACGTTTCACTCCGTGGTTTCGCTGGTGAATCACGCCAAAAGTCACGCCACGGACCTCTGCGGCGTGTGCGGGACGCATTTCGACTCGGAGGAAAACCTGAAACTTCACCTGAAAACTCACAAGAACGGGAAGGTCTGCGAAGTGTGCGGGAAGTGTTTCGACAGTCAGGCGAACCTGGAGATGCACATGAGGATCCACACGGGGGAGAAGCCGTTTCTCTGCAGCGAGTGCGGCAAATCCTTCAACTGCCGACACAACATGATGCGACACATCAGGACCCACACGGGAGAGAAACCCTACCTGTGCAACATCTGCGGCCGCTGCTTCAGTGACCACTCCACGCTGAAACAGCACAGCAGCACGCACACCGGAGAGAAGCCGCACCGCTGTGAGGTCTGCGGTAAAGGCTTCCACCGAAAGACATACGTCAGGCTTCACATGAAGAGCCACACAACTGAGAAGTGA